A single region of the Brachypodium distachyon strain Bd21 chromosome 3, Brachypodium_distachyon_v3.0, whole genome shotgun sequence genome encodes:
- the LOC100824001 gene encoding probable transmembrane ascorbate ferrireductase 2: MAAAPAVRFPVFGIARLLGVVAAAAILVWAIHFRGGMALSSEKDKLLIFNVHPVLMLIGLVVLNGEALLAYKTVPGTKKLKKLVHLSLQFLAMFLSLLGLWAVWKFHDEKGIDHLYTLHSWLGLSCIIFFTLQWASGFWTFWYPGGSRSGRASLLPWHVFFGVFLYVLAIATSISGLLEKSIFMQTAKMIGRFSMEAMLMNSLGMLLVLLGALVILAVVSPGAGKIDTYRGSSE, from the exons atggcggcggcaccggcggtgAGGTTCCCGGTGTTCGGCATCGCGCGGCTGCTTGGtgtggtcgcggcggcggccatcctCGTCTGGGCCATCCACTTCCGCGGCGGCATGGCGCTCTCCTCGGAGAAAGACAAGCTCCTCATCTTCAAT GTACACCCTGTGCTGATGCTGATTGGACTGGTAGTCTTGAATGGTGAAG CTCTTTTGGCTTACAAAACAGTACCAGGAACCAAGAAACTGAAGAAGTTAGTACACCTTTCGTTGCAGTTCCTTGCCATGTTTTTGAGTCTACTTGGCCTCTGGGCTGTCTGGAAGTTCCACGACGAAAAGGGAATTGATCACTTATACACACTTCATTCCTGGTTGGGACTTTCTtgcatcatcttcttcacctTGCAG TGGGCTAGTGGATTTTGGACCTTCTGGTACCCTGGTGGATCACGGAGCGGCAGAGCATCGCTGCTCCCCTGGCATGTCTTCTTTGGTGTATTTCTCTACGTTCTTGCCATCGCCACAAGCATTTCAGGACTTCTGGAGAAGTCAATCTTCATGCAGACTGCAAAAATGATCGGGCGCTTCTCCATGGAAGCAATGTTGATGAACTCACTGGGGATGCTGCTGGTACTACTGGGAGCTCTTGTTATTCTTGCTGTTGTTAGCCCTGGAGCTGGCAAAATCGACACATACCGAGGTTCTTCCGAGTGA